Proteins from a genomic interval of Rhodothermus marinus:
- a CDS encoding RNA polymerase sigma factor — protein METETSWIVAMQRGCPRAFSLLYRAYYERLLGVAARRLGEEAAAQDVVQDVFLKLWERRAHWKVYGNVEAYLHQAVCNRVRDYQRRARLRKGLEVPLEPRHDVMGRSSPESRLLLRERYRLLEAELARMPRRMRTAFVLSRWYGYRHPEIARLMHISPRTVEVHVRRALRRLQRALQEDHEATGAHAPVG, from the coding sequence ATGGAAACCGAGACGTCCTGGATTGTGGCCATGCAACGCGGGTGCCCGCGGGCTTTCAGTCTGCTGTACCGGGCTTATTACGAGCGGTTGCTCGGAGTGGCCGCGCGCCGGCTGGGCGAAGAGGCGGCGGCGCAGGATGTCGTGCAGGACGTGTTTCTGAAACTCTGGGAGCGGCGCGCCCACTGGAAGGTGTACGGGAACGTCGAGGCCTACCTGCACCAGGCCGTCTGCAACCGGGTGCGCGACTATCAGCGCCGGGCGCGGTTGCGGAAGGGGCTGGAAGTGCCGCTGGAACCCCGGCATGACGTGATGGGGCGAAGCAGTCCGGAAAGCCGGTTGCTCCTCCGGGAACGCTACCGGCTGCTCGAAGCCGAGCTGGCACGCATGCCCCGGCGCATGCGGACGGCTTTTGTGCTTTCGCGCTGGTACGGGTATCGTCATCCGGAGATTGCCCGCCTGATGCACATCTCCCCGCGAACGGTCGAGGTGCATGTGCGGCGGGCACTTCGTCGCCTGCAACGGGCCTTGCAGGAAGATCATGAGGCGACTGGGGCGCACGCTCCGGTCGGCTAA
- the bcp gene encoding thioredoxin-dependent thiol peroxidase: MSENAMPEVGQEAPDFEGIDQHGRTIRLRDFRGRKVALYFYPKDDTPGCTKQACSLRDGYARLQEAGIVVLGVSADDANSHRRFAEKYGLPFPLIADPEAKICQAYGVWGERTLYGRKFMGIRRTTFLIDEDGRIRQVIRRPKVEQHADEVLKGFGLS, encoded by the coding sequence ATGAGTGAGAACGCCATGCCCGAGGTGGGGCAGGAAGCCCCGGACTTTGAAGGAATCGACCAGCACGGGCGCACGATCCGCCTGCGTGACTTTCGCGGCCGGAAAGTGGCGCTCTACTTTTATCCGAAGGACGACACGCCGGGCTGCACGAAGCAGGCCTGCAGCCTGCGCGATGGCTATGCTCGGTTGCAGGAGGCCGGCATCGTGGTGCTGGGCGTGTCGGCCGACGACGCGAACAGCCACCGGCGCTTTGCCGAAAAGTATGGCCTGCCCTTTCCCCTCATTGCCGATCCCGAGGCGAAGATCTGCCAGGCCTATGGCGTCTGGGGCGAGCGCACGCTCTACGGCCGTAAGTTCATGGGCATCCGGCGCACGACGTTTCTGATCGACGAAGACGGCCGGATCCGCCAGGTCATCCGCCGCCCGAAGGTCGAGCAGCATGCCGACGAAGTGCTGAAGGGGTTCGGTCTGTCATAG
- a CDS encoding FlgD immunoglobulin-like domain containing protein: protein MRQPLRFGILTLALLLAGAAPLFAQEAIPLENPSFEQAPDGSTPCIRLTDWDQIPGWNMDAPAQDSGVSENGNATDGTCAAWLASQDPAIWQLTDYVLQENDVITMYVDLRNSWMAYQVQIAIIYEYDGERRIAAADTVEVADLMTEFSVSFTASDVPEAIGRRVGVSIDNIGDDGTYIEIDNVRLFRSTATAREEGARLPEALTLAPAYPNPFRDFTRMQYTLRQAGPVELVLYDLLGRPVRTLVRSFQAAGTYVVQWDGRDEGGRLLPAGVYFARLSGPGASVQARPIVLRR, encoded by the coding sequence ATGCGACAGCCGCTACGATTCGGAATCCTGACGCTGGCCCTGTTGCTGGCCGGCGCTGCCCCGCTTTTTGCACAGGAAGCGATTCCGCTGGAAAATCCGAGTTTCGAGCAGGCGCCGGACGGCAGCACGCCCTGCATTCGATTGACCGACTGGGACCAGATTCCGGGCTGGAACATGGACGCGCCGGCGCAGGACTCGGGCGTCTCGGAAAATGGTAATGCCACGGACGGCACCTGTGCCGCCTGGCTGGCCAGTCAGGATCCGGCCATCTGGCAGCTTACGGATTACGTGCTGCAGGAAAACGACGTGATCACGATGTACGTCGATCTGCGCAATAGCTGGATGGCCTATCAGGTTCAGATCGCCATTATCTACGAATATGACGGGGAGCGCCGGATTGCGGCGGCTGACACGGTGGAAGTGGCCGATCTGATGACGGAGTTCTCAGTCAGCTTCACGGCGAGCGACGTGCCGGAGGCGATCGGTCGGCGTGTGGGTGTTTCGATTGACAACATCGGGGATGATGGTACCTACATCGAGATCGACAACGTGCGCCTGTTCCGCTCGACGGCCACGGCGCGGGAGGAAGGCGCACGCCTTCCCGAGGCGCTGACGCTGGCGCCTGCTTATCCGAACCCGTTCCGGGACTTTACGCGGATGCAGTACACGTTGCGACAGGCGGGGCCTGTCGAACTGGTGCTGTATGATCTGCTGGGGCGTCCGGTGCGGACGCTGGTCCGGTCGTTCCAGGCGGCCGGAACTTACGTGGTGCAATGGGACGGTCGGGATGAAGGTGGACGGTTGCTCCCGGCCGGTGTGTACTTCGCCCGCCTGTCGGGGCCCGGCGCATCCGTGCAGGCGCGTCCGATCGTGCTCCGGCGCTGA
- a CDS encoding SusC/RagA family TonB-linked outer membrane protein, whose product MGRQRLMERVRQAAVVARPGTIVLVLLGLLWLGTVGSVYAQVVVSGQVTSAEDGQPLPGVNIVVKGTAIGTATDLDGRYSLAVPSPNDTLVFSFVGFETVSIPVAGRSVIDVQLQPAVITGEEVVVIGYGTVRQREVSGAVTTVSAEELNPLATLSINQMVQGKVPGLSMQVRTTQPGGGVSVNVRGAISPRGNNTPLYVIDGVPITEYRQSDPGLYDRDLGFYGGVDRDPLAFLNPADIESITVLKDAAAAAIYGSAAANGVVLITTKSGRAGAVRVDYRGSYSAQLMQDYFPLLNARQFMEEQRRLSYDRYLFENGLPPYGTRDPGSVTPYTPLFTDADIQAAGKGTDWIDLISENGRIIEHNIAVRGGSPGTQFYTSFNVQLNDAVLKNSTLNRYSLRVNVDQTISSRVRLKLRTQATRLEGNNASTGANAGGPEKFNMIQNAMTFAPTVPVYDENGNFTKSYYRIQMNPAAFLIIDDDSRVTSLFAAPTLEVDLTDQLQLTVVGQVQEETTLRGFYLPRRADHDVLPEGMAQKSTNSVQNYSAESYLTYTGRLGPGDLTAVAGAGYYRGGTEGSFMQGVGFFTDAFSYHNLEVSSDRLRNIVDSWKSSRTKLSQFARVNYSLYDRYVLTLVARRDGSSIFSENHKWGFFPGVSAAWLISEEPFMQNVSGLSQLKLRVSYGEAGNESVLSGNTLQLYSAGYPFLIGATEYNGVAVSQVANPNLKWETVQTFNVGLDFAFWQYRVRGSLDFFVKTARDLLDFNPLPANNPVGRVADNVGSTRSRGFELALHTDNLTGSRFRWNTDLTLSYYKSYWVERNPQVPLPPYVGEHDPLDVIYGWETAGIIRREADRPDYMPNANLGNLIFVDQNGDGVLDAQDVVILGNTTPRWQLGLNNTISIGNFDLNVFVYGYLGFKRYNNFAPNVDAISQLTTPMNTTIYAREIWSTDRPDGTRPGVAANPYATNNPTGNTDFDLHDASFLRLKSITLGYTIPRRWLGGVASTVQRARLFVDLQNLGVLTDYPGFDPEYTEPNPYPKYTTVTVGVELGF is encoded by the coding sequence ATGGGTCGTCAACGATTGATGGAACGTGTCCGGCAAGCGGCCGTCGTTGCCCGGCCGGGCACGATTGTGCTGGTTTTGTTGGGACTGCTCTGGCTGGGGACTGTCGGGAGTGTCTATGCCCAGGTGGTCGTGTCCGGCCAGGTAACCTCGGCCGAGGACGGCCAGCCGTTGCCCGGTGTCAACATCGTGGTGAAAGGCACAGCCATTGGCACGGCTACCGATCTGGACGGGCGCTATTCGTTGGCGGTGCCTTCGCCCAACGATACGCTGGTCTTCTCGTTTGTGGGCTTCGAGACCGTCAGCATTCCGGTAGCCGGACGCTCGGTGATCGACGTGCAACTGCAACCGGCCGTGATCACCGGCGAAGAGGTGGTGGTGATCGGCTACGGAACGGTGCGGCAGCGGGAGGTCTCCGGGGCCGTCACCACGGTCAGCGCAGAGGAACTGAATCCGCTGGCCACGCTCTCGATCAACCAGATGGTGCAGGGGAAGGTGCCGGGATTGAGCATGCAGGTGCGTACCACGCAGCCCGGCGGCGGCGTCTCGGTCAACGTGCGCGGCGCCATCTCGCCACGCGGCAACAACACGCCGCTCTACGTGATCGACGGTGTGCCCATCACCGAGTACCGCCAGTCGGATCCGGGGCTCTATGACCGGGACCTCGGGTTCTACGGGGGCGTGGATCGCGATCCACTGGCATTTCTGAATCCTGCCGACATCGAATCGATTACCGTGCTGAAGGACGCCGCGGCGGCAGCTATCTACGGTTCGGCGGCTGCCAACGGCGTGGTGCTGATCACGACGAAATCCGGGCGGGCTGGCGCCGTGCGCGTCGACTATCGCGGCAGCTACTCGGCGCAGCTCATGCAGGACTACTTCCCGCTGCTGAACGCCCGCCAGTTCATGGAGGAGCAGCGGCGGCTTTCGTACGACCGCTACCTTTTTGAAAACGGGCTCCCGCCCTACGGCACGCGCGATCCCGGTAGTGTGACGCCCTACACGCCGCTCTTTACCGACGCGGACATTCAGGCGGCCGGTAAAGGCACCGACTGGATCGACCTGATTTCCGAAAACGGGCGCATTATCGAACACAATATCGCTGTGCGTGGAGGCTCGCCCGGTACGCAATTCTACACGTCCTTCAACGTGCAGCTCAACGACGCCGTCCTGAAGAACTCCACACTCAACCGCTACAGTCTTCGGGTAAACGTCGACCAGACAATCTCTTCCCGCGTACGGCTCAAACTCCGCACGCAGGCCACGCGGCTGGAAGGCAACAACGCCTCGACGGGTGCTAATGCCGGAGGACCGGAGAAATTCAACATGATTCAGAACGCCATGACGTTCGCGCCCACGGTGCCCGTCTATGACGAGAATGGCAACTTTACGAAGTCCTACTATCGCATCCAGATGAACCCGGCCGCCTTTCTCATCATCGACGACGACAGCCGGGTAACCTCGCTGTTTGCTGCGCCCACGCTGGAGGTGGATCTGACCGACCAGTTGCAGCTTACCGTCGTCGGTCAGGTTCAGGAGGAGACCACGCTGCGTGGCTTCTATCTGCCGCGTCGGGCTGACCACGACGTGTTGCCCGAGGGCATGGCGCAGAAAAGCACGAACAGCGTTCAGAACTACAGCGCCGAGTCGTACCTGACCTACACGGGACGGCTGGGCCCGGGCGACCTGACGGCCGTCGCCGGCGCCGGCTACTACCGCGGCGGGACGGAAGGCAGCTTCATGCAGGGCGTGGGCTTTTTCACGGACGCCTTCAGCTACCACAACCTGGAGGTCAGCAGCGACCGACTGCGCAACATCGTAGACTCCTGGAAAAGCTCGCGCACGAAGCTCTCGCAGTTTGCCCGCGTGAACTATTCGCTCTATGACCGCTACGTACTGACGCTGGTAGCCCGTCGCGACGGCTCGAGCATTTTCTCCGAAAACCACAAGTGGGGCTTTTTCCCGGGTGTTTCGGCCGCCTGGCTGATTTCGGAAGAGCCCTTCATGCAGAACGTGAGCGGTCTGTCGCAGCTCAAGTTGCGCGTCAGCTACGGCGAAGCCGGCAACGAAAGCGTGCTCAGCGGCAACACGCTGCAGCTCTATAGCGCAGGCTATCCGTTCCTGATCGGCGCGACCGAATACAACGGCGTGGCCGTCTCGCAGGTGGCCAACCCGAATCTGAAGTGGGAGACGGTCCAGACCTTCAACGTCGGGCTGGACTTCGCCTTCTGGCAGTATCGGGTGCGGGGCTCGCTGGACTTCTTCGTGAAGACGGCACGGGACCTGCTGGATTTCAACCCATTGCCTGCGAACAATCCGGTGGGGCGCGTGGCCGACAATGTGGGCTCCACGCGCAGCCGGGGCTTCGAGCTGGCGCTGCACACCGACAACCTGACGGGCTCTCGCTTCCGCTGGAATACCGACCTGACGCTCTCCTACTACAAGAGCTACTGGGTGGAGCGGAACCCGCAGGTGCCGCTGCCACCTTACGTGGGCGAGCACGATCCGCTGGACGTCATCTACGGCTGGGAGACGGCCGGGATCATTCGCAGAGAGGCGGATCGTCCCGACTATATGCCCAATGCCAACCTGGGCAACCTGATCTTCGTCGACCAGAACGGCGATGGCGTGCTGGATGCGCAGGATGTGGTCATCCTGGGGAACACCACGCCGCGCTGGCAACTGGGCCTGAATAACACGATCTCGATCGGAAATTTCGATCTGAACGTGTTCGTCTACGGCTACCTGGGCTTCAAGCGGTACAACAACTTCGCGCCCAATGTCGATGCGATCTCGCAGCTTACCACGCCAATGAACACGACGATCTACGCCCGGGAGATCTGGTCGACGGACCGGCCGGACGGCACGCGGCCGGGGGTGGCGGCCAACCCCTACGCCACGAACAACCCGACGGGCAATACGGATTTCGACCTGCACGATGCCAGTTTCCTCCGGCTGAAGAGCATTACGCTGGGCTACACGATCCCCCGGCGCTGGCTGGGCGGCGTGGCTTCTACCGTGCAGCGCGCCCGGCTGTTTGTGGATCTGCAGAATCTGGGCGTGCTGACCGACTATCCGGGGTTCGATCCGGAATACACCGAGCCCAATCCCTACCCCAAATACACCACCGTGACCGTCGGGGTGGAACTGGGATTCTGA
- a CDS encoding sugar transferase yields MSRRIELIALLAIDALMFSLAYALLYLARFEWQWFGQPKLYPMMFWLPMLLMTAYWVLLFAFSGMYRERYAESRFDELVSLFKVVTVGVLILVFAIFIDTLEPSSSREAIFFYWASVYGLVSVGRLGVRTVQKALLVRGYGVHKALIVGWSDKVEQLYDEVARYPEAGLKIVGAIRLARPGEQPRVSESEGDGAAVAVAQVGTSAYTIEALPRLIDELGVQDVLIALDGRDHDALLEVLRLCDGKPVKLKLVPDFYTLIGGMARTEHMYGLPLIEVLPEPMPAWEQSMKRVMDVTVSLLVLVLGMPLWLAIGLLIRLTSPGPAIYKQQRVGQHGRIFTLYKFRTMYVDAEARTGPVWATKDDPRVTPIGRWLRRWRLDEVPQFWNVLKGDMSLVGPRPERPYFVERFSREIPLYNRRHRVKPGITGWAQVRWKYDSSLDDVRQKVKFDLFYIENMSLRMDLKIIFRTIYTMLAGKGQ; encoded by the coding sequence GTGTCGCGCCGCATCGAACTGATCGCCCTGCTGGCGATCGACGCCCTGATGTTCAGCCTGGCCTATGCGCTGCTGTATCTGGCCCGGTTCGAGTGGCAGTGGTTCGGGCAGCCGAAGCTGTACCCGATGATGTTCTGGCTGCCCATGCTGCTGATGACGGCCTACTGGGTGTTGCTGTTCGCCTTTTCGGGCATGTACCGGGAGCGGTACGCCGAAAGCCGTTTCGACGAGCTGGTTTCGCTGTTCAAGGTGGTCACGGTCGGCGTGCTGATCCTGGTGTTTGCCATTTTCATCGACACGCTGGAGCCCAGTTCGAGCCGGGAGGCCATCTTTTTCTACTGGGCATCGGTCTATGGCCTGGTCTCGGTGGGCCGGCTGGGCGTGCGCACCGTGCAGAAGGCATTGCTGGTGCGGGGTTATGGTGTGCACAAGGCGCTGATCGTGGGTTGGAGCGACAAAGTGGAGCAGCTCTATGACGAAGTGGCACGCTATCCGGAGGCGGGCCTGAAGATCGTGGGCGCCATTCGGCTGGCCCGGCCGGGCGAGCAGCCCCGCGTGTCCGAAAGCGAAGGGGATGGCGCCGCCGTCGCCGTTGCGCAGGTCGGCACGTCGGCCTATACGATCGAAGCGTTGCCGCGGCTGATCGACGAACTCGGCGTGCAGGATGTGCTGATCGCACTGGACGGGCGCGACCACGACGCACTGCTCGAAGTGCTCCGTCTGTGCGACGGCAAGCCGGTCAAGCTCAAGCTGGTGCCCGACTTCTACACGCTCATCGGCGGCATGGCCCGCACCGAGCACATGTACGGGCTGCCGCTCATTGAAGTGCTGCCCGAGCCCATGCCGGCCTGGGAGCAGAGCATGAAGCGGGTTATGGACGTGACCGTTTCGCTGCTGGTGCTGGTGCTGGGCATGCCACTCTGGCTCGCCATCGGCCTGCTGATCCGGCTTACGTCGCCCGGCCCGGCCATCTACAAACAGCAGCGGGTGGGACAGCACGGCCGCATCTTTACGCTGTACAAATTCCGCACGATGTACGTCGATGCCGAGGCGCGTACCGGGCCCGTCTGGGCCACGAAAGACGATCCGCGTGTGACCCCTATCGGCCGCTGGCTTCGTCGCTGGCGCCTGGACGAAGTGCCGCAGTTCTGGAACGTGCTCAAAGGCGACATGAGCCTGGTGGGGCCGCGACCCGAACGGCCCTACTTTGTCGAAAGATTCTCCCGCGAAATCCCGCTCTACAACCGCCGCCATCGTGTCAAACCCGGCATTACCGGCTGGGCGCAGGTGCGCTGGAAATACGACAGCAGCCTCGACGACGTGCGCCAGAAGGTCAAGTTCGACCTGTTCTACATCGAGAACATGAGCCTGCGCATGGACCTGAAGATCATCTTCCGGACCATCTACACCATGCTGGCCGGCAAGGGTCAGTAA
- a CDS encoding RagB/SusD family nutrient uptake outer membrane protein, translated as MKRFRLSTAWLVAWIGLTGTLLVGCSDMLEPEVYSELTPETFFSSEADFNSAVVAIYNAFSTDWGTTDLGDGQWYAALYNHDRKTYWARSEITTDEYATGWDPTFTTFSWGPATFSGVEASNYMKIRYVARATDVIDKIEKSTAPVPEHIKARYIAEAKVLRAWLMYILYDFFGPVNVKLDPATLYSTEITPRPSREEYVAAIERDLQEAIPNLPDKYNDDPANWGRVSKGVARMLLLRLYMHEKRWAEAENVARELMNMGYTLMPEYTQICEERNPELIYAVPADASSPNWYWMEILPNDFASAQVGDQTITGPQGWGGFWMPWDFYDQYEAGDKRLYTILDSYTNVRGQLITRQRMRGAIPLKCIGDLGTSAGAEIDWPVFRYAEVLLSLAEAINEQRGPTAEALQYVNMVRERAGVAPWTPDQFTSKEQLRDSLLVERGRELYSEGVRRQDLIRHGKFIEYAQRRGINAQPHHVLFPIPQFVIDQSGGVIEQNPGY; from the coding sequence ATGAAACGCTTTCGTCTATCGACCGCCTGGCTCGTGGCATGGATCGGACTGACCGGCACGCTGCTGGTCGGCTGCTCCGATATGCTCGAGCCGGAAGTGTACAGCGAACTGACACCGGAGACCTTCTTCTCGTCGGAAGCCGACTTCAACAGCGCGGTCGTCGCCATCTACAATGCTTTTTCGACCGACTGGGGTACGACAGACCTGGGCGACGGCCAGTGGTATGCGGCGCTCTACAACCACGACCGCAAAACCTACTGGGCCCGCAGCGAAATCACTACCGACGAGTACGCCACCGGCTGGGACCCGACCTTCACCACGTTCTCCTGGGGACCGGCCACGTTCTCCGGCGTGGAAGCCTCCAATTACATGAAGATTCGCTACGTGGCCCGCGCTACGGACGTCATCGACAAGATCGAAAAATCCACGGCGCCGGTACCGGAGCACATCAAGGCCCGCTACATCGCCGAGGCCAAGGTGCTCCGGGCCTGGCTGATGTACATCCTGTACGACTTTTTCGGGCCGGTCAACGTCAAACTGGATCCCGCCACGCTCTACAGCACGGAAATCACGCCGCGTCCTTCCCGCGAAGAATACGTGGCGGCCATCGAGCGGGATCTCCAGGAGGCCATCCCGAACCTGCCGGACAAATACAACGACGATCCCGCCAACTGGGGACGGGTGAGCAAGGGCGTGGCCCGCATGCTGTTGCTTCGGCTTTACATGCACGAGAAACGCTGGGCCGAGGCGGAAAACGTGGCCCGTGAGCTCATGAACATGGGCTATACGCTGATGCCCGAGTACACGCAGATCTGTGAGGAGCGCAATCCCGAGCTGATCTACGCGGTGCCGGCCGACGCCTCGTCGCCCAACTGGTACTGGATGGAAATCCTCCCCAACGATTTCGCCTCGGCACAGGTCGGCGATCAGACGATCACCGGGCCGCAGGGGTGGGGTGGTTTCTGGATGCCCTGGGACTTCTACGATCAGTATGAAGCCGGCGATAAGCGACTGTATACGATCCTCGACAGTTACACGAACGTGCGCGGGCAGCTCATCACGCGCCAGCGGATGCGCGGTGCGATTCCACTCAAGTGCATTGGCGATCTGGGCACCTCGGCCGGAGCTGAGATCGACTGGCCGGTCTTCCGCTATGCCGAGGTGTTGCTGTCGCTGGCCGAGGCGATCAACGAGCAGCGCGGCCCCACAGCCGAGGCCCTTCAGTACGTGAACATGGTCCGGGAGCGGGCCGGCGTGGCGCCCTGGACGCCCGATCAGTTTACCTCGAAAGAACAATTGCGCGACTCGCTGCTGGTCGAGCGCGGCCGTGAACTCTACAGCGAGGGAGTCCGTCGCCAGGACCTGATCCGCCACGGCAAGTTCATCGAGTACGCGCAGCGTCGCGGCATCAACGCGCAGCCGCACCACGTGCTCTTCCCGATCCCGCAGTTTGTGATCGACCAGAGCGGCGGCGTCATCGAACAGAACCCGGGTTACTGA
- a CDS encoding alpha-ketoacid dehydrogenase subunit alpha/beta: MGVAATTDLKALYRALLLPRVIEERMLRLIRQGRLSKWFSGYGQEAIAVGCTWALEERDYILPMHRNLGVWTTRGVPLRPLFCQLMGRAGGFTKGRDRTFHFGLPERRIIGMISHMAAMLPVACGLGLAARLKREDFVVLAFSGEGGTREGDFHEALNLAAVWKLPVIFVVENNGYGLSTPAHEAIPVEDVADAAVGYGMPGEVVDGNDVLAVIDAVRRAAERARAGEGPTLLEMKTFRMRGHEEASGTKYVPKELFEYWRKRDPVDRFEAYLEREGVLSAAERKAIQAELEAEVREATEYALAQPEVESTPEAERADLFAPPFLALRAPKPTRRELRFVDAISEALRLAMEQDERVLLMGQDIAEYGGVFKVTEGFVERFGKERVRNTPIIESGAVGAALGLAIEGFKPVVEIQYADFISCAFNQIVNNLATTHYRWGQPVNVTIRAPFGGGLGAGPFHSQSKEAWFCHVPGLKIVVPATPEDAKGLLLTAIEEPNPVLFFEHKLLYRSVRGPVPEGIYHVPLGKARVARAGTDATIVTYGVGVHWALEEAAWWAERGVSLEVIDLRTLIPWDREAVLASVQKTNRLLVLHEATRTAGFGAEIAAEIAEVAFEWLDAPPVRVAAEDLPVPFARTLEEKIFSARPRLRPALVRLLRF; the protein is encoded by the coding sequence ATGGGCGTTGCGGCGACGACGGATCTGAAGGCGCTCTACCGGGCGCTGTTGCTGCCCCGGGTGATCGAAGAACGTATGCTACGGCTGATTCGCCAGGGGCGCCTTTCCAAGTGGTTCAGCGGCTACGGGCAGGAAGCGATTGCCGTAGGATGCACCTGGGCGCTGGAAGAGCGCGACTACATCCTGCCCATGCACCGCAATCTGGGGGTGTGGACCACGCGGGGCGTGCCGCTGCGGCCGCTTTTCTGCCAGCTTATGGGACGGGCCGGCGGCTTCACGAAGGGGCGCGATCGCACCTTCCACTTTGGTCTGCCCGAGCGTCGCATCATCGGCATGATCTCGCACATGGCCGCCATGCTGCCCGTGGCCTGCGGGCTGGGCCTGGCCGCCCGGCTCAAGCGCGAGGACTTCGTCGTGCTGGCGTTTTCGGGTGAAGGCGGGACCCGTGAGGGCGACTTCCACGAGGCGTTGAACCTGGCGGCCGTCTGGAAGCTGCCCGTGATCTTCGTGGTGGAAAACAACGGCTACGGGCTTTCGACACCGGCGCACGAGGCGATTCCCGTCGAGGATGTGGCCGACGCGGCCGTCGGCTACGGCATGCCGGGGGAGGTCGTGGACGGCAACGACGTGCTGGCGGTGATCGACGCGGTGCGACGGGCGGCCGAGCGGGCCCGGGCCGGCGAGGGACCCACGCTGCTGGAGATGAAGACCTTCCGCATGCGGGGCCACGAAGAAGCCTCGGGCACGAAGTACGTGCCGAAAGAATTGTTCGAATACTGGCGCAAACGCGATCCTGTCGATCGCTTCGAGGCCTACCTGGAGCGTGAGGGCGTACTTTCGGCAGCAGAAAGAAAGGCCATTCAGGCGGAACTGGAGGCCGAGGTGCGGGAGGCCACCGAATACGCGCTGGCCCAGCCGGAGGTCGAGAGCACGCCCGAAGCCGAGCGGGCCGATCTGTTTGCGCCGCCCTTCCTCGCGCTGCGTGCGCCGAAGCCCACCCGGCGGGAGCTGCGCTTCGTGGACGCCATCTCCGAGGCGCTCCGGCTGGCCATGGAGCAGGACGAGCGCGTGCTGCTTATGGGCCAGGACATTGCCGAATACGGTGGCGTGTTCAAGGTGACCGAGGGGTTCGTCGAACGCTTCGGCAAAGAACGGGTGCGCAACACACCGATCATCGAGAGCGGAGCGGTGGGGGCCGCGCTGGGGCTGGCCATCGAAGGCTTCAAACCGGTGGTGGAAATCCAGTACGCGGATTTTATCTCCTGCGCCTTCAACCAGATCGTAAACAACCTGGCCACGACGCATTACCGCTGGGGCCAGCCCGTCAACGTGACGATCCGGGCGCCGTTCGGGGGCGGACTGGGCGCCGGACCGTTCCATTCCCAGTCGAAAGAAGCCTGGTTCTGTCACGTGCCCGGGCTGAAGATCGTAGTGCCCGCCACGCCGGAAGACGCCAAAGGATTGCTGCTGACGGCCATCGAGGAGCCCAACCCCGTGCTTTTCTTCGAGCACAAGCTGCTCTACCGTTCCGTACGGGGACCGGTCCCCGAGGGCATCTACCATGTGCCGCTGGGAAAGGCACGCGTCGCCCGCGCTGGCACCGACGCGACGATCGTCACCTACGGCGTGGGCGTGCACTGGGCGCTGGAGGAGGCGGCCTGGTGGGCCGAGCGAGGCGTCTCGCTGGAGGTGATCGACCTGCGCACGCTGATTCCGTGGGATCGGGAAGCCGTGCTGGCTTCGGTGCAGAAGACGAACCGGCTGCTCGTGCTGCACGAAGCGACCCGGACGGCCGGCTTCGGGGCCGAGATTGCCGCCGAGATCGCCGAGGTGGCCTTCGAGTGGCTCGATGCGCCCCCGGTGCGCGTGGCGGCCGAAGACCTGCCCGTACCGTTCGCACGCACGCTCGAAGAAAAGATCTTTTCGGCCCGGCCGCGTCTGCGCCCCGCCTTGGTGCGCCTGCTTCGTTTTTGA